A genomic window from Synechococcus sp. HK05 includes:
- the ppc gene encoding phosphoenolpyruvate carboxylase gives MIMANVSASHSSMGLTLTANEASAVAVEPRVTRLLDERLELVEDLWQTVLRSECPAQQAERLLRMKELSCEVDGVPGDASSSEAAERSTAEIIELIRAMDLAEAIAAARAFSLYFQLVNILEQHIEEDSYLASLRAHHPEDLNDPFVPPLASQSEPATFRELFTRLRALGVPPAQIEQLLVELDIRLVFTAHPTEIVRHTVRHKQRRVATLIQQLQQSQPTNLNDHQNLRLQLEEEIRLWWRTDELHQFKPSVLDEVDYALHYFQQVLFGAMPQLRQRIRNALTATYPDVAPPSDAFCTFGSWVGSDRDGNPSVTPDITWRTACYQRQLMLERYVAAVGDLRDQLSISMQWSQVSAPLLESLEMDRLRFPEIYEERAARYRLEPYRLKLSYVLERLRLTHQRNQQLASAGWEAPGETRPPLPEFGQGVLAAAPAPELHYATVTEFRTDLELINDSLQGTGLTCEPLENLIAQVHTFAFCLASLDIRQESTRHSDALDELSRYLQLPVPYGEMEEAQRVEWLLTELQTRRPLIPPAVQWSPATAETFDVLRVVHRLQQEFGSRICRTYVISMSHTVSDLLEVLLLAKEAGLVDPMAQRSDLLVVPLFETVEDLKAAPAVMERLFSEPFYRQLIASTSPTGKPLQELMLGYSDSNKDSGFLSSNWEIHQAQIALQQLATRHSVALRIFHGRGGSVGRGGGPAYQAILAQPSGTLNGRIKITEQGEVLASKYSLPELALYNLETVSTAVIQNSLITSHVDETPDWNELMARLAASSRSHYRALVHENPDLVAFFQQVTPIEEISKLQISSRPARRKSGAKDLSSLRAIPWVFGWTQSRFLLPSWFGVGAALQEELDSDPGQLELFQQLYQRWPFFRMLISKVEMTLSKVDLDLAHHYVRSLGRPELREAFEQIFGVIAKEFALTRDLVLAITGHQRLLDGDPALQLSVELRNRTIIPLGYLQVALLRRLRDQNRQPPMSEAAASDDGRTYSRSELLRGALLTINGIAAGMRNTG, from the coding sequence ATGATCATGGCCAACGTCTCTGCCTCGCACAGTTCCATGGGGCTCACCCTCACCGCCAACGAAGCCTCTGCTGTCGCGGTTGAGCCCCGGGTCACGCGTCTGCTCGATGAGCGCCTCGAGCTGGTGGAAGACCTTTGGCAGACGGTGCTGCGTAGTGAATGTCCGGCGCAGCAGGCGGAGCGGCTGCTGCGCATGAAGGAGTTGAGCTGTGAGGTGGATGGGGTGCCCGGCGACGCCTCCAGCTCAGAAGCCGCCGAGCGCTCCACCGCCGAAATCATCGAACTGATCCGCGCTATGGATCTGGCGGAGGCCATTGCCGCCGCCCGAGCGTTTTCGCTCTATTTCCAGCTGGTGAACATCCTCGAGCAACACATCGAGGAAGACAGCTACCTGGCGAGCCTGCGGGCCCACCACCCTGAGGATCTCAATGATCCCTTTGTGCCGCCCCTCGCCAGCCAGAGCGAGCCAGCCACCTTCCGCGAGTTGTTCACGCGCCTGCGGGCCCTGGGGGTTCCTCCTGCCCAGATCGAACAGCTGCTGGTGGAGCTCGACATCCGCCTGGTGTTCACAGCCCACCCCACCGAGATCGTGCGCCACACGGTGCGCCACAAGCAGCGGCGGGTGGCCACGCTGATTCAGCAGCTGCAGCAAAGCCAGCCCACCAACCTCAACGATCATCAGAATCTGCGCCTGCAGCTTGAGGAGGAAATCCGGCTGTGGTGGCGCACCGATGAGCTGCATCAGTTCAAGCCATCGGTGCTGGATGAAGTGGATTACGCCCTCCACTACTTCCAACAGGTGCTCTTCGGCGCCATGCCGCAGCTCCGGCAGCGCATCCGGAATGCCCTCACCGCCACCTACCCCGATGTGGCGCCCCCCAGCGATGCCTTCTGCACCTTCGGCTCCTGGGTGGGCTCCGATCGCGATGGAAACCCCTCGGTGACGCCTGACATCACCTGGCGCACCGCTTGCTACCAGCGCCAGCTGATGCTCGAGCGCTACGTGGCGGCTGTGGGTGATCTGCGCGATCAGCTCAGCATCTCGATGCAGTGGAGCCAGGTGAGCGCACCGCTGCTCGAATCGCTGGAGATGGACCGGCTGCGCTTCCCCGAGATTTACGAGGAGCGCGCCGCCCGCTACCGGCTCGAGCCCTACCGCCTGAAGCTCAGCTATGTGCTTGAGCGGCTGCGGCTCACCCATCAACGCAACCAGCAGCTGGCCAGCGCCGGCTGGGAAGCTCCCGGTGAAACCCGTCCGCCGCTGCCGGAATTCGGCCAGGGCGTGCTGGCGGCAGCACCGGCGCCGGAGCTCCACTACGCCACGGTGACTGAATTCCGCACCGATCTGGAGCTGATCAACGACAGCCTTCAGGGCACCGGCCTCACGTGTGAGCCCCTGGAAAACCTGATCGCCCAGGTGCATACCTTTGCTTTCTGCCTGGCCAGCCTCGATATCCGCCAGGAGAGCACCCGCCACAGCGATGCTCTTGATGAGCTCAGCCGCTACCTGCAGCTGCCGGTGCCCTACGGCGAGATGGAGGAGGCGCAGCGGGTGGAGTGGTTGCTCACCGAACTGCAGACCCGCCGGCCGCTGATCCCGCCGGCGGTGCAGTGGAGCCCGGCCACCGCCGAAACCTTCGACGTGCTGCGGGTGGTGCATCGCCTCCAGCAGGAATTCGGCAGCCGCATCTGCCGCACCTATGTGATCTCGATGAGTCACACGGTGTCGGATCTGCTGGAGGTGTTGCTGCTGGCTAAAGAGGCCGGCCTGGTGGATCCGATGGCCCAGCGCTCCGATCTGCTGGTGGTGCCGTTGTTTGAAACGGTGGAAGACCTCAAGGCTGCTCCGGCGGTGATGGAGCGGCTGTTCAGCGAACCCTTCTACCGGCAGCTGATTGCCAGCACCAGCCCCACCGGCAAGCCGCTGCAGGAGCTGATGCTCGGCTATTCCGACAGCAACAAGGATTCCGGCTTCCTCTCCAGCAACTGGGAGATCCATCAAGCCCAGATAGCGCTGCAGCAGCTGGCCACCCGCCACAGCGTGGCCTTGCGCATCTTCCACGGCCGCGGCGGCTCCGTGGGCCGGGGCGGGGGTCCGGCTTATCAGGCGATCCTGGCCCAGCCCAGCGGCACCCTCAACGGCCGTATCAAGATCACCGAGCAGGGGGAAGTGCTCGCCTCCAAATACTCCCTGCCCGAGCTGGCGCTCTACAACCTCGAAACCGTGTCGACGGCGGTGATTCAGAACAGCCTGATCACCAGCCATGTGGATGAAACCCCCGACTGGAACGAGCTGATGGCCCGGCTGGCGGCCTCCTCTCGCAGCCATTACCGCGCCCTGGTGCACGAGAACCCTGATCTGGTGGCCTTCTTCCAGCAGGTCACCCCGATCGAGGAGATCAGCAAGCTGCAGATCTCCAGCCGCCCGGCCCGCCGCAAGAGCGGCGCCAAAGACCTCTCCAGCCTGCGGGCGATCCCCTGGGTGTTTGGTTGGACCCAGAGCCGTTTCCTGCTGCCCAGTTGGTTTGGCGTGGGCGCCGCCCTGCAGGAGGAGCTCGACAGCGACCCCGGGCAGCTGGAGCTGTTCCAGCAGCTGTATCAGCGCTGGCCCTTCTTCCGGATGTTGATCTCCAAGGTGGAGATGACTCTCTCCAAGGTGGATTTGGATCTGGCCCATCACTACGTGCGCTCCCTGGGGCGGCCGGAGCTGCGGGAGGCCTTCGAGCAGATCTTTGGCGTGATCGCCAAGGAATTTGCGCTCACCCGCGATCTGGTGCTGGCGATCACCGGCCATCAGCGGTTGCTGGACGGAGACCCGGCCCTGCAGCTCTCGGTGGAGCTGCGCAACCGCACGATCATTCCCCTGGGCTATCTGCAGGTGGCGCTGCTGCGGCGCCTGCGCGATCAGAACCGCCAACCCCCCATGAGTGAAGCCGCCGCCAGCGACGACGGCCGCACCTACAGCCGCAGCGAGCTGCTGCGGGGTGCCCTGCTCACCATCAATGGCATCGCCGCCGGCATGCGCAACACCGGTTGA
- a CDS encoding N-acetyltransferase, whose amino-acid sequence MLDSLLIPFRSQPQAPALPPGYSLSSELPPLAEELNALLVACGDPSRPLPRLEAALQRSTWQLSVRDASGALVGFVRVTSDLALNANLWDLSAHPGDAQQEQLMTVLVYTALSRLRRELPGCSISVAAAPMAQEALKRHGFVVDPGGIRAMGLSL is encoded by the coding sequence GTGCTCGACTCCCTGTTGATCCCCTTCCGGTCGCAGCCTCAGGCTCCGGCGCTACCACCGGGCTACAGCCTCTCCAGTGAGTTGCCGCCCCTGGCGGAGGAGCTCAATGCCCTGCTCGTGGCCTGTGGGGATCCCAGCCGCCCCCTCCCTCGCTTGGAGGCGGCGCTGCAGCGCAGCACCTGGCAGCTGAGCGTGCGTGATGCCTCCGGTGCGCTGGTGGGCTTTGTGCGCGTCACCAGCGACCTGGCCCTCAACGCCAACCTCTGGGATCTCAGTGCCCATCCCGGCGATGCTCAGCAGGAGCAGCTGATGACCGTGTTGGTGTACACCGCTCTGAGCCGGCTGCGGCGGGAGCTGCCGGGCTGCAGCATTTCGGTGGCGGCGGCGCCGATGGCCCAGGAGGCCCTCAAACGCCACGGCTTTGTGGTAGATCCCGGCGGCATCCGCGCCATGGGGCTCAGCCTCTGA
- the recF gene encoding DNA replication/repair protein RecF, whose translation MRLHRLELRQFRNYSGLSLAFEAPRLLVIGRNGEGKSNLLEAVELLGSLRSHRCSSDRDLIRQGERQALISASCEGGDLLELELRRQGGRQARRNGKVLERQHELIGPLRCVGFSALDLELVRGEPALRRQWLDRVVLQLEPVYAELLSRYGRLLRQRSQLLRRGLGAGMQPELLEAFDQQMALIGTRLHRRRLRALRRLQPLAAAWQERLSGGREQLQLRYQPGSQLDGEEAEGPWRDALLEQLRQQRPEELRLGQCSVGPHRDEVALELGEQPARRYGSAGQQRTLVLALKLAELELVHQLWGEPPLLLLDDVLAELDPGRQQLLLEAVGEGHQCLVSATHLGAFSGGWHQRSQVVTVEAGSLQPGQ comes from the coding sequence ATTCGGCTGCATCGCCTGGAGCTGCGCCAGTTCCGCAACTACAGCGGCCTGAGCCTCGCCTTCGAGGCGCCGCGGTTGCTGGTGATCGGCCGCAATGGCGAGGGCAAATCCAACCTGCTTGAAGCGGTGGAGCTGCTCGGCAGCCTGCGCTCCCATCGCTGCAGCAGCGATCGTGATCTGATCCGTCAGGGAGAGCGCCAGGCGTTGATCAGCGCCAGCTGTGAAGGTGGTGATCTGCTGGAGCTTGAGCTGCGCCGCCAGGGGGGGCGGCAGGCGCGGCGCAACGGCAAGGTGCTCGAGCGCCAGCATGAGCTGATCGGTCCATTGCGCTGCGTGGGGTTCAGTGCCCTCGACCTGGAGCTCGTGCGGGGGGAGCCGGCCTTGCGGCGCCAGTGGCTCGATCGGGTGGTGCTGCAGCTGGAGCCGGTGTATGCCGAACTGCTCAGCCGCTATGGCCGCCTGTTGCGCCAGCGCTCGCAGCTGCTGCGCCGCGGTTTGGGGGCGGGGATGCAACCGGAGTTGCTGGAGGCCTTCGATCAGCAGATGGCCCTGATCGGCACCCGCCTGCATCGCCGCCGCCTACGGGCGCTGCGGCGGCTGCAGCCACTGGCGGCTGCCTGGCAGGAGCGCCTCAGCGGTGGCCGCGAGCAGCTGCAGCTGCGTTATCAGCCAGGCAGCCAGCTCGACGGGGAGGAGGCGGAGGGCCCGTGGCGCGATGCACTGCTGGAGCAACTGCGGCAGCAGCGGCCCGAGGAGCTGCGGCTGGGCCAGTGCAGTGTGGGGCCCCATCGCGATGAAGTGGCCCTGGAGCTGGGGGAGCAGCCGGCCCGCCGCTATGGATCAGCGGGGCAGCAGCGCACCCTGGTGCTGGCCCTGAAGCTGGCGGAGCTGGAGCTGGTGCACCAGCTCTGGGGCGAGCCGCCCCTGCTGCTGCTCGACGACGTGTTGGCGGAGCTGGATCCGGGCCGGCAGCAGCTGTTGCTGGAGGCTGTGGGAGAGGGCCATCAGTGCCTGGTGAGCGCTACGCACCTGGGGGCGTTCAGCGGCGGCTGGCACCAGCGTTCTCAAGTGGTGACCGTTGAGGCTGGGTCGCTGCAGCCTGGCCAGTAA
- the speD gene encoding adenosylmethionine decarboxylase: protein MTQAACLHPNPGWTGAETFSASPQAPSATEMVGKHCILELYNCDPAKLDDEAFLRNAITTAAKRAGATLLNLITHRFDPQGVTGLALLAESHISIHTWPESGYAAVDVFTCGDHTMPERACIVLSEELDAGNYKLKSFRRETPGCVAGAEREPALAAA from the coding sequence ATGACCCAAGCGGCCTGCCTCCACCCCAACCCGGGATGGACCGGAGCTGAGACTTTCTCCGCAAGCCCCCAAGCACCCAGTGCCACCGAGATGGTGGGTAAACACTGCATTCTCGAGCTCTACAACTGCGATCCCGCCAAGCTCGACGACGAGGCTTTCCTCAGGAACGCCATCACCACCGCTGCGAAGCGTGCTGGCGCCACTCTCCTGAACCTGATCACCCACCGGTTTGACCCCCAGGGTGTGACGGGGCTGGCTCTACTGGCTGAATCCCATATCTCCATCCACACCTGGCCTGAATCGGGCTACGCGGCTGTGGACGTGTTCACCTGCGGTGACCACACCATGCCCGAACGGGCTTGCATCGTGCTCAGCGAAGAGCTCGACGCCGGCAACTACAAGCTCAAGAGCTTCCGCCGCGAAACCCCCGGTTGCGTGGCTGGTGCAGAGCGGGAACCGGCTCTGGCTGCCGCCTGA
- a CDS encoding cation:proton antiporter — protein sequence MQGHEVQIATLFVAVALAAWLPSLLPWLALPAPVLELLLGIAIGPHGFNLDSNGPVISMISTLGMAVLFLRAGFEVEPEMVRGRALKLAWKGWLASAGLAVVAAAGLVAVGAFPGAAWPWVALALCTTALGVVQPLLRDRGSLPDGYGQTLVVAAGFGEVMPTLLLSLVVARADRLADQVLAILGFSGLCALLLWLVIRHRHRWEGFVERTMHDSAQLPIRLVMGLLVLMVVISNLVQINLVLGALVTGVLLRFGTNPSHQQALADRLDGLGSGFLIPLFFIHSGMLLDFSALGNDPLAIAWIPVVAALMLLVRGGPMWWLDRPWLPQRARLALALDCGTQLPLVVAIAVLALQRQVLTASQSTLLVAGAMLTVMVFPAAATRLLKSPTELRH from the coding sequence ATGCAAGGCCACGAGGTCCAGATCGCCACGTTGTTTGTGGCTGTGGCGCTGGCGGCCTGGCTGCCGTCCCTGCTGCCCTGGCTCGCCCTGCCAGCACCGGTGCTGGAGCTGCTGCTCGGCATCGCCATCGGCCCCCATGGCTTCAACCTCGACAGCAACGGCCCGGTGATCTCGATGATCTCCACGCTGGGGATGGCCGTGCTGTTCCTGCGGGCCGGCTTTGAAGTGGAGCCGGAGATGGTGCGAGGCCGGGCCCTGAAGCTCGCCTGGAAGGGCTGGCTGGCTTCGGCGGGCTTGGCCGTGGTGGCCGCTGCTGGGCTGGTGGCGGTGGGGGCATTTCCCGGTGCTGCTTGGCCGTGGGTGGCCTTGGCGCTCTGCACCACGGCCCTGGGCGTGGTGCAGCCCCTGCTGCGCGATCGCGGCTCGCTCCCAGATGGCTACGGCCAAACCCTCGTGGTAGCGGCAGGCTTCGGCGAGGTGATGCCCACCCTGCTGCTCAGCCTGGTGGTGGCCCGGGCTGATCGCCTGGCGGATCAGGTGCTGGCCATCCTCGGCTTCAGCGGACTCTGCGCCCTGCTGCTGTGGCTGGTGATCCGCCACCGGCACCGCTGGGAAGGCTTTGTCGAGCGCACCATGCACGATTCAGCCCAGCTGCCGATCCGCCTGGTGATGGGGTTGCTGGTGTTGATGGTGGTGATCAGCAACCTGGTGCAGATCAACCTGGTGCTGGGGGCGTTGGTCACTGGGGTGCTGCTGCGCTTCGGCACCAATCCATCCCATCAGCAAGCCCTGGCTGATCGCCTCGATGGGCTGGGGAGCGGCTTTCTGATTCCGCTCTTTTTCATCCATTCCGGGATGCTCCTCGATTTCAGCGCCCTGGGCAACGATCCCCTGGCCATCGCCTGGATTCCGGTGGTGGCTGCGCTGATGCTGCTGGTGCGCGGCGGCCCCATGTGGTGGCTGGATCGCCCCTGGCTGCCGCAGCGGGCGCGCCTGGCCCTCGCCCTCGACTGCGGCACGCAGCTGCCGCTGGTGGTCGCGATCGCTGTGCTGGCGCTGCAGCGCCAGGTGCTCACGGCCAGCCAATCCACCCTGCTGGTGGCCGGCGCCATGCTCACGGTGATGGTGTTCCCAGCCGCTGCAACCCGGCTGCTGAAATCGCCGACGGAGCTGCGGCACTGA
- the larE gene encoding ATP-dependent sacrificial sulfur transferase LarE — protein MPAQHPTVDGLEPAWQQALAELRASIARQPAALVAYSGGVDSALVAAIAAEQLGARALAITGVSPALAPHLRQEAQLQAQWMGIAHREIATSELNDPAYSSNPADRCYACKRELHTLLAQMRESATAEGFQAAVVLDGVNHDDLGDHRPGIRAAQERGVISPLAELGISKAGVRAISKALGFPWWDKPAQPCLASRFPYGEAISAERLQRVARAEAWLRQRGFTELRVRSQGEAARIELPTDQLPALLDAQLRPTLVAAFLELGFTAVSLDLEGLVSGKLNRALPQL, from the coding sequence ATGCCGGCACAGCACCCCACCGTGGACGGGCTCGAGCCCGCTTGGCAGCAAGCCCTGGCGGAGCTGCGCGCCAGCATCGCTCGCCAGCCGGCCGCCTTGGTGGCCTATTCCGGCGGGGTGGATAGCGCCCTGGTGGCGGCGATCGCGGCAGAACAATTGGGGGCTCGTGCCCTGGCGATCACAGGCGTGTCCCCGGCGCTGGCGCCCCACCTGCGGCAGGAGGCCCAGCTGCAGGCGCAATGGATGGGCATCGCCCACCGCGAGATCGCCACCTCAGAGCTGAATGATCCGGCTTACAGCAGCAATCCGGCCGATCGTTGCTACGCCTGTAAACGAGAGCTCCACACCCTGCTGGCCCAGATGCGCGAGTCGGCGACCGCTGAAGGATTCCAGGCCGCCGTGGTGCTCGATGGGGTGAACCACGACGATCTGGGCGATCACAGGCCCGGCATCCGCGCCGCCCAGGAGCGCGGCGTGATCTCCCCCCTGGCGGAGCTGGGCATCAGCAAAGCGGGGGTGCGCGCCATCTCCAAGGCCCTGGGCTTCCCCTGGTGGGACAAGCCAGCGCAGCCCTGCCTGGCTTCACGCTTTCCCTACGGCGAAGCGATCAGCGCCGAACGCCTGCAGCGGGTGGCCCGCGCCGAAGCCTGGCTGCGCCAGCGCGGCTTTACGGAGCTGCGGGTCCGCAGCCAAGGGGAGGCTGCTCGCATCGAACTCCCGACCGATCAGTTACCAGCCCTGCTCGACGCGCAGCTGCGGCCAACGCTGGTGGCGGCCTTCCTCGAGCTGGGCTTCACCGCCGTGAGCCTCGATCTGGAGGGTCTGGTGAGCGGCAAGCTCAACCGAGCCCTGCCGCAGCTCTGA
- a CDS encoding cob(I)yrinic acid a,c-diamide adenosyltransferase, translating to MAPQATSATTTSRGTGRGIGIRTAAGSSERSHGQLHVYDGEGKGKSQAALGVVLRTIGLGICEQKQTRVLLLRFLKGPGRAYDEDAAIEALQQGFPHLIDQVRTGRGEFFGADEITRIDLQEAERGWTIAKGAIASDLYSVVVLDELNPVLDLGLLDADDVVRTLAAKPPGMEVIVTGRGAPRSLVQIADLHSEMRAHRRQDTPPADAAAGIDGIEVYTGEGKGKSTSALGKALQAIGRGISQDKSHRVLILQWLKGGSGYTEDAAIAALRESYPHLVDHLRSGRDAIVWRGQQQPIDYVEAERAWEIARAAISSGLYKTVILDEINPTVDLELLPVEPIVQTLLRKPSETEVILTGRCKHPPAYFDLASVHSEMVCHKHYAERGVDLKRGVDY from the coding sequence ATGGCCCCGCAGGCAACTTCCGCCACCACAACCAGCCGCGGCACCGGGCGTGGCATCGGCATTCGCACCGCCGCCGGCAGCAGCGAGCGCAGCCACGGCCAGCTGCATGTGTACGACGGTGAGGGCAAGGGCAAGAGCCAGGCGGCGCTTGGCGTGGTGCTGCGCACGATCGGCCTGGGCATCTGCGAGCAGAAGCAAACCCGCGTGCTGCTGCTGCGCTTCCTCAAGGGGCCTGGCCGCGCCTACGACGAAGACGCCGCCATCGAGGCCCTGCAGCAGGGTTTCCCCCATCTGATCGATCAGGTGCGCACCGGCCGCGGCGAGTTTTTCGGGGCCGATGAGATCACCCGTATTGATCTTCAGGAGGCCGAGCGCGGCTGGACCATCGCCAAGGGCGCCATCGCCAGCGACCTCTATTCGGTGGTGGTGCTCGATGAGCTCAACCCGGTGCTCGATCTGGGGCTGCTCGATGCCGACGACGTGGTGCGCACCCTGGCGGCCAAGCCCCCGGGCATGGAAGTGATCGTGACGGGCCGCGGCGCCCCGCGTTCGCTGGTGCAGATCGCCGATCTCCACTCGGAGATGCGCGCCCATCGCCGCCAAGACACCCCGCCCGCCGACGCTGCGGCCGGCATCGATGGCATTGAGGTGTACACCGGTGAGGGCAAGGGCAAATCCACCAGTGCCCTGGGCAAGGCCCTGCAAGCGATCGGCCGCGGCATCTCCCAAGACAAAAGCCATCGGGTGTTGATCCTGCAGTGGCTCAAGGGCGGCAGCGGCTACACCGAAGACGCAGCGATTGCGGCTCTGCGCGAGAGCTATCCCCACCTGGTGGATCACCTGCGCTCTGGTCGCGACGCGATTGTGTGGCGCGGTCAGCAGCAGCCGATCGATTACGTGGAAGCGGAGCGCGCCTGGGAGATCGCCCGCGCCGCGATCTCCAGTGGCCTCTACAAAACGGTGATCCTTGATGAGATCAACCCCACGGTGGACCTCGAGCTGCTGCCGGTGGAGCCGATCGTGCAAACGCTGCTGCGCAAGCCCTCGGAAACCGAGGTGATCCTCACGGGCCGTTGCAAGCACCCGCCGGCCTATTTCGATCTGGCCTCAGTGCACTCCGAGATGGTGTGCCACAAGCATTACGCCGAGCGGGGCGTTGATCTCAAGCGCGGGGTGGATTACTGA
- the moeB gene encoding molybdopterin-synthase adenylyltransferase MoeB → MLPPDTTGIELSPDEVARFARHLILPEVGMEGQKRLKASSVLCVGTGGLGSPLLLYLAAAGVGRIGIVDFDVVDHSNLQRQVIHGTSWVGKPKIESAKARILEINPHCQVDLYETALTSENALEIIRPYDIVCDGTDNFPTRYLVNDACVLLGKPNVYGSIFRFEGQATVFNLDAESPNYRDLFPEPPPPGMVPSCAEGGVVGVLPGIIGVIQATEAVKIITGIGTTLSGRLLLFDALGMKFRELKLRPNPERPVIEKLIDYQEFCGVGGTAPGQEEAGAVESISVSELKTLLDGDTSGMVLIDVRNPPEAEIGVIPGATLIPLDQIENGTAVDRVKELAAGKTLYVHCKLGGRSAKALIALKRHGIEGINVAGGIDAWSQEVDPSVPRY, encoded by the coding sequence ATGCTTCCCCCCGACACCACCGGCATCGAGCTCAGCCCCGATGAGGTGGCCCGCTTTGCGCGCCACCTGATCCTGCCGGAAGTGGGCATGGAGGGGCAGAAGCGCCTCAAGGCCTCCTCGGTGCTGTGCGTGGGCACCGGCGGCCTGGGTTCACCGCTGCTGCTCTATCTGGCGGCTGCCGGCGTGGGCCGGATCGGCATCGTGGATTTCGATGTAGTGGATCACTCCAACCTGCAGCGGCAGGTGATCCACGGCACCAGCTGGGTAGGCAAGCCCAAGATCGAATCGGCCAAAGCGCGCATCCTCGAGATCAACCCCCACTGCCAGGTGGATCTCTACGAAACGGCGCTCACCAGTGAGAACGCCCTGGAGATCATCCGCCCGTACGACATCGTCTGCGACGGCACGGACAACTTCCCCACCCGCTACCTGGTGAACGACGCCTGCGTGCTGCTGGGCAAGCCCAACGTGTACGGCTCGATCTTCCGCTTTGAAGGCCAGGCCACGGTGTTCAACCTGGATGCCGAAAGCCCCAACTACCGCGACCTGTTCCCCGAGCCGCCGCCGCCGGGCATGGTGCCCTCCTGCGCTGAAGGCGGCGTGGTGGGCGTGCTGCCCGGAATCATTGGCGTGATCCAGGCCACCGAGGCCGTGAAGATCATCACCGGCATCGGCACCACCCTCAGCGGCCGCCTGCTGCTGTTCGATGCCCTGGGCATGAAGTTCCGCGAGCTGAAGCTGCGGCCCAACCCCGAGCGCCCGGTGATCGAGAAACTGATCGACTATCAGGAGTTCTGCGGCGTGGGCGGCACCGCCCCCGGGCAGGAAGAGGCCGGCGCGGTGGAGAGCATCAGCGTCAGCGAATTGAAGACCCTGCTCGATGGCGACACCTCGGGGATGGTGCTGATCGACGTGCGCAACCCACCCGAAGCCGAAATCGGCGTGATCCCCGGCGCCACCTTGATCCCGCTCGATCAGATCGAAAACGGCACCGCTGTTGATCGCGTGAAGGAACTCGCCGCCGGCAAGACCCTCTACGTGCACTGCAAACTGGGCGGCCGCAGCGCCAAGGCCCTAATCGCCCTCAAGCGCCACGGCATCGAGGGCATCAACGTGGCCGGCGGCATCGACGCCTGGAGCCAAGAGGTGGATCCGAGCGTGCCGCGCTACTGA
- a CDS encoding M67 family metallopeptidase, whose product MRALTPERLQFGGHCLIVLERTLRAAEPEEGCALLLGTHSHTTLRVQWIWPCRNVWTPAEERRQRFSLDPREQLLAQRWCRNRALTVLGAAHSHPTSAAVPSATDRQRCVGPTLMVIRSGLEPPPAHLRAWWMPEVGGAPPHLADPKELAIEPQPAAPGAEHLGE is encoded by the coding sequence GTGCGTGCACTAACGCCAGAGCGCCTGCAGTTCGGTGGGCATTGCCTGATCGTTCTCGAACGCACGCTGCGGGCCGCAGAGCCTGAGGAGGGCTGCGCGCTGCTGCTGGGGACCCACAGCCACACAACGCTGCGGGTGCAATGGATCTGGCCTTGCCGCAACGTGTGGACGCCGGCCGAGGAACGGCGGCAGCGCTTCAGCCTCGACCCACGCGAGCAGCTGCTGGCCCAGCGCTGGTGCCGCAACCGCGCCCTCACGGTGCTCGGGGCTGCCCACAGCCATCCCACCAGTGCCGCCGTGCCATCGGCCACCGACCGACAACGCTGCGTCGGCCCCACCTTGATGGTGATCCGCAGCGGCCTGGAACCGCCCCCTGCGCACCTGCGGGCTTGGTGGATGCCGGAGGTGGGAGGCGCTCCCCCACACCTTGCAGATCCCAAGGAACTCGCGATTGAGCCGCAACCGGCGGCGCCAGGGGCCGAGCATTTGGGAGAGTAG
- a CDS encoding CAAD domain-containing protein has protein sequence MTVETPDLKDQASPDAEESGASFTERYSEVLSKVNETLDKVDWSQMGRIGKGVGVLVVVIVAQVLIKGVIDTINLLPVVPGLLELLGLVVVGQWSWQNLTTSDKRSAVITKVQTLRKEYLG, from the coding sequence ATGACCGTCGAGACCCCCGACCTCAAGGACCAGGCCAGCCCTGACGCAGAGGAGTCCGGCGCCAGCTTCACCGAGCGCTACAGCGAGGTGCTCAGCAAGGTGAACGAGACCCTCGACAAGGTGGATTGGAGCCAGATGGGCCGCATCGGCAAGGGTGTGGGCGTTCTGGTGGTGGTGATCGTTGCCCAGGTGCTGATTAAAGGCGTGATCGACACCATCAACCTTCTGCCCGTGGTGCCCGGCCTGCTGGAACTGCTGGGCCTGGTGGTGGTGGGCCAGTGGAGCTGGCAGAACCTCACCACCAGCGACAAGCGCTCGGCGGTGATCACCAAGGTGCAGACCCTCCGCAAGGAATACCTCGGCTAA